The following are encoded in a window of Pseudomonas multiresinivorans genomic DNA:
- a CDS encoding paraquat-inducible protein A, which produces MAAASDLIICEYCDAVYERQPLQRHQRALCVRCGGVLHRHNAMSVQQRLALALTGAVLLAFANSYPVMTISMQGLSNSATLWDAVMILSSGPITFIALVTALAIILAPALQVTLLIWVLGFALGGRRAPAFAGCMRWLESLRPWSMLEVCLLGTMVAVIKLAGLLDVIPGIGLLAMAALSVLIIYIAGKDIRDLWERV; this is translated from the coding sequence CCTGATCATCTGTGAGTACTGCGACGCGGTGTACGAACGCCAGCCGTTGCAGCGACACCAGCGTGCACTGTGCGTGCGCTGCGGCGGGGTACTGCATCGGCACAACGCAATGTCCGTGCAGCAACGTCTGGCGCTGGCGCTGACCGGCGCGGTGCTGCTGGCTTTCGCCAACAGTTACCCGGTGATGACCATCAGCATGCAGGGCCTGAGCAATTCGGCGACGCTGTGGGACGCGGTGATGATCCTGAGCAGCGGCCCCATCACCTTCATCGCACTGGTGACAGCGCTGGCCATCATCCTCGCGCCGGCGCTGCAGGTAACGCTGCTGATCTGGGTGCTCGGCTTCGCCCTGGGCGGGCGCCGCGCGCCGGCCTTCGCCGGCTGCATGCGCTGGCTGGAGTCCCTGCGTCCCTGGAGCATGCTGGAGGTCTGCCTGCTGGGCACCATGGTCGCGGTGATCAAGCTGGCCGGCCTGCTCGACGTGATCCCCGGCATCGGCCTGCTGGCGATGGCCGCCCTGAGCGTGCTGATCATCTACATCGCCGGCAAGGACATCCGCGATCTCTGGGAGCGGGTATGA